A genomic region of Pseudomonas sp. KU43P contains the following coding sequences:
- the xseA gene encoding exodeoxyribonuclease VII large subunit, translated as MIKDPFERLGLDREVLTVSQLNGRARVLLEDVFRSVWVEGEISNLARPASGHLYFTLKDSGAQVRCALFRQNATRVRQALRDGLAVRVRGKVSLFEGRGDYQLILDTVEPAGDGALRLAFEALKEKLGAEGLFSAERKKPLPAHPQRIGIITSPTGAVIRDIISVFGRRAPQVELNLIPTAVQGREAINQIVRALQQADRLGFDALILARGGGSLEDLWCFNEEAVARAVAACVTPIVSAVGHETDVSISDFVADVRAPTPSAAAELLAPDNSGLQQRLDGLQRRLLLRMQNRLTHDRLRLDSLTRRLRHPGERLRQQAQRLDDLDMRLRRAFMLNLNQRRERLARLDTRLAAQHPGRTLKLLGQRLDSLAERLPRAMRDVLKDRRQRFQAQLQTLQVVSPLATLARGYSILLDERGQAIRSAEQTHNGQRLTARLNEGELQVRVEDNHLTPVTLSLLD; from the coding sequence ATGATCAAAGACCCCTTCGAACGACTTGGCCTGGACCGCGAGGTCCTCACCGTCAGCCAGCTCAACGGCCGCGCTCGCGTGCTGCTGGAAGACGTGTTCCGCAGCGTCTGGGTGGAAGGCGAAATCTCCAACCTCGCCCGCCCGGCCTCCGGCCACCTGTACTTCACCCTCAAGGACAGTGGCGCCCAGGTGCGCTGCGCGCTGTTCCGGCAGAACGCAACGCGGGTGCGCCAGGCCCTGCGCGACGGCCTGGCGGTGCGGGTACGCGGCAAGGTTTCGCTGTTCGAAGGGCGGGGCGACTACCAGCTGATTCTCGATACGGTCGAGCCGGCCGGTGACGGCGCGCTGCGCCTGGCCTTCGAGGCGCTGAAAGAAAAACTCGGCGCCGAGGGGCTGTTCAGTGCCGAACGCAAGAAGCCGCTGCCGGCCCACCCACAGCGCATCGGCATCATCACCTCGCCCACCGGCGCAGTGATCCGCGACATCATCAGCGTGTTCGGCCGCCGCGCGCCCCAGGTCGAGCTGAACCTGATTCCCACCGCCGTTCAGGGCCGCGAGGCGATCAACCAGATCGTCCGTGCCTTGCAGCAGGCCGACCGGCTTGGCTTCGATGCCCTGATCCTGGCCCGTGGCGGCGGTTCGCTGGAAGACCTCTGGTGCTTCAACGAAGAAGCCGTGGCGCGTGCGGTGGCCGCCTGCGTGACGCCGATCGTCAGCGCCGTGGGCCATGAAACCGATGTATCGATCAGCGACTTCGTCGCCGACGTACGCGCCCCCACGCCGTCTGCCGCCGCCGAGTTGCTGGCCCCCGACAACAGTGGCTTGCAGCAACGCCTGGACGGCCTGCAACGGCGCCTGCTGCTGCGCATGCAGAACCGCCTGACCCACGACCGCCTGCGCCTGGACTCGCTGACCCGGCGCCTGCGCCACCCCGGCGAGCGCCTGCGCCAACAGGCCCAGCGCCTGGATGACCTGGACATGCGCCTGCGCCGCGCGTTCATGCTCAACCTCAACCAGCGCCGCGAGCGCCTGGCACGCCTGGACACACGCCTGGCCGCACAGCATCCGGGCCGCACCCTGAAGCTGCTCGGGCAGCGCCTGGACAGCCTCGCCGAACGCCTGCCACGGGCCATGCGCGACGTGCTCAAGGACCGCCGCCAGCGTTTCCAGGCGCAGTTGCAGACGCTGCAGGTGGTCAGCCCGCTGGCCACCCTGGCGCGTGGCTACAGCATCCTCCTCGACGAGCGGGGGCAAGCCATCCGCAGCGCCGAGCAGACCCACAACGGCCAGCGCCTGACTGCCCGCCTGAACGAAGGTGAGCTGCAGGTGCGGGTCGAGGACAATCACCTGACCCCGGTCACCCTTTCCCTACTGGACTGA